TCTGTATTTTAGAAGTTTTGCCCTTTTTTGCATTTTCAGAAATGACCTGATTAAGCTCGTTCAAGCAGTCGAGACTGATTTCCTGAAAAAGCGTATCTTTATCTTTGTAATAATGATAGATGTTTGCAGCTGTTATCCCGCAGTTTGCAGCTATATCACGCATACCGATTTCATCAGGATTCTTCTTCATAAGAAGTGCAAGCGTTTTTGATTTTATTGCCGTTATAATTTCCGTATTCGCAGTCCGCATATTTTCCCGTTTTATTGAACATTGATAATTTAACAGTGTTTAACAATAAAGTCAAGAGGCTGAATCACCGATTGCAAAATCGGTACGGAGATTAAGCACACGTAACTGAACGTCGGGCAGCAGTTCAGGACGTCCGCCTGGCAGCGGCCGTCCTGAACTCGCGCTTTCTCAGCGCAACGTGCCCTTTACCGCTTGTTCTTCAGCAAAGCGGCGAACGGGTTGTAGCTCATGCCGTCGTCGTCGCGGGAAGAGCGGCCGTACGAATCTTGCCCGCCGCGGCGTTCGCGGCCGCCGGAACGCTCACCCGACGGCGAATTTACCGAACTTCCGACGCCCACCGCTCGGCGGTCGTCCGGACCTCGCCTTTTTCCTTCCGCAGAACCGGGAGCGCCCTTTTTGGCAACGACCACGCGGCGAACGCCGCCTTCGGTTTTACCCGAAGCGCTTGCTCCGCCCTGACCGACGCGCGAAGCTGCGTCGCTTTTGAGCGAAAGACTGATGCGGCGCCGGTCCGCGTCGAGTCCGATAATCGTGCATTCTTTGATGTCGCCCACTTTGAGCACTTCCATCGGATCGGTCACGAACGAATCGCTCAATTCCGAAATATGCAGCAGCGCCGTTTCCTTGATTCCCAAATCTACGAACGCGCCGAAGTCTACGACGTTTTTGATTTTGCCGGTAACTTTCATACCCTCTTTCAAATCTTCGAACGTTACGACGCCTTTCTGCATGATCGGTTTGGGATATCCGTCGCGCGGGTCACGGTTGGGTTTTTGCAATTCTTCTATTATATCGCTCACCGTCTGGTCGCCGAGCGAATATTTTTCTTTCAATTCCTTTTTGACTGCACCGGGAATATCCGACTTCTGCTGTACGAGCGGCAGCACTTCGCGCGCAGCCTGATAGTTTTCCGGATGCACCCAGGTGTTGTCCAGCGGATCGGCACTTTCGGGAATCTTCAAAAATCCCGCGCACTGCTCGAACGTTTTTGCGCCCATGCCGCCCACTTTCATCAACTCGTCGCGGCTGGTAATTTTACCGTGCTCGTCGCGATACGCGACTATTTTCTTTGCAAGCGAACCGTTGATGCCAGAAACGTATTTCAAAAGCGAATACGACGCCGTGTTCAAATTGACACCGACGTTGTTTACGACCGAACCGACCACTTCGTCGAGCATTTCCGAAAGCTTTTTCTGGTTTACGTCGTGCTGATACAGTCCGACGCCGATCGACTTGGGATCAATCTTAACCAATTCCGCAAGCGGGTCCTGCAATCTGCGCCCGATGGAAATCGCACCGCGGATAGTCAAGTCAAGATCGGGGAATTCTTCACGCGCCGTATCGCTCGCCGAATACACGGACGCACCGTCTTCATCCACTACCGTATACAACACTTCGGGAAAGTTTTCGTTTATCACGCGCGACACGATTTCCTGCACTTCGCGCGTTCCCGTACCGTTGCCTACGGCAACCAGCTGCACGTTATACTGCATGATCGCCTTGCGGATAGCGGCGGCCGCACCGTCGGGGTCGGCAACCTGCTTAACCACAAAATACCCCAAATATTTACCCGTTTCGTCCAGTGCGGCACACTTGGTTCCCGTGCGGATACCCGGGTCAACGCCCAGAACGCGCGTACCTTTAATCGGCTGCTGCATCAGCAGATTTTTCAGGTTTTCGCTGAAAATGCCGATACCGTGTTCGTCCGCCTCGTCGGCCTGATCGCCGCGGATTTCGCGCACGACGGCCGGCGACAACAGACGCACCAGTCCGTCTTCAATCGCTTCCGCGTGATATTTATTGTTGATCACGTACTTATGCTTTATCACGTCGATCGCGCCGTCCACGTCCACGTCGATGGTAACCTCAAGCTGACTTTCGCGCTCGCCGCGATTTATCGCCAAAATGCGGTGCGGCTTGATTTGATTCAGCGGCTCCTCGTAATCCCAGTACATCTGATACACGGACGTTTTTGCCGCCGATTCGTCGCCCACACCTTTGACGATAATTTTACCGGTTCGCAGATAGAAACCGCGCACGTCGGAACGGTTTTCACTGCCCTGCGCCGTACGCTCGGCAAGAATGTCCTTTGCCCCGGAAATCGCGTCTTCCGCCGACGCAACCGACAATTCCGGCGCCTCCGCGTTTTCGCACACGAATTCGGCCGCCTTCGCCAGTACCGCCGCATCGTCCAGTTCAAGCATCGCGTCGGCAAGCGGATCGAGTCCTTTTTCGATCGCCGCCATACCGCGCGTCTTCTTTTTCTTTTTGAACGGCGCCCACAAATCTTCAAGCTCGGTCAGCGTCTTCGCATTCATAGCCGCTTCGTACAGGGACTCGGTCAATTTATTCTGGCCGAAAATCCCTTTTACAATCTCAAGCCGCCGCGTTTCAAGATTTGAATAACTTTTAAATAAGTGATCCGTGTCGCGAACCTGCACTTCATCCAAAGACCCGTGCGCTTCCTTACGATAGCGCGAAATGAACGGGATGGTACACCCTTCGTTAATCAGCGAAATAACCGCGCTCACCTGCGCAACGCGGATCGAAAGCTCATCCGCAATCCGTTTCATGATGTCAACTTCATTCACCGCAAGCGCGTCAATGTTTTCCTGTGTCAATTCCATATAAATACATACTCCTGCGGGCCTGTGCCCCACCGCTTCCAAAATCAAAAAAAGCGGGTAATGCTTATTCTACTGAAAAACGGCACCGGAAGCAAGGCGCGCGGTTTCGGGAAACGCAAACCTGAGCGGATGCATTTTGCGGGGGAAAGCCTTCCCCCTGGCCCGCACGCTGTTGCGGGCACCCCCTTCTGCGGGGACGAGTGCGCAAACGCCCCGCAACGCCCCGAACGTCATCGTTCCGTACGCTGCCGTGCAGCAGTAGCCGGCGAACGGCGGATAAATTCTTCAAACTTATCGACGCGCTCGCTCAAATAGTCGCCGTTATGCACGGTAAAAAACCGGACGCGGCCGGCAAGTTTGAGTTTGCGCTGCAGCGTCTGAAAATCGATCGGAACGGAGCGGTCAATTTCGGCCGCCTTTTTACGCAGCACCGTACCTAAATGGAACGAAAACGCACCGTCAACGATGAACAGTCCGAAACCTATTCCCACGACGAACGAAAACCACGGGTGCGCCGTAAACCATATCACCAGCCGCTGAATCGGCGGAAACAGAAAAAAGTAATACACGGCGGAAAGTACGCCCCAAATAACCGTAAATTTGGGACAGATCACGCCCTGCACGTTTCCCCACTCGCCCGAATAATCCCACAGCTTGATGTGCATCCCCTTGACGAACAGGATACCCGCGATATATTCGATCAGCGTCATCGCGAGCGCCATAATCGCGAACATACACGCGTAATGCAGAACACCGCCGTTATCCACGCTCAGCAGCTGCGATTCAAACAGCGACAGCACGTACAGCACCGCCACGCCGAAGCCGTACAGCGGCAGACACGGTCCGGTCAGAAATCCGGGATTCAGCCATTTGCGCTCGGGGTTCGCTTTGGAAACGAACCGCCGGAACAGCAGTTCCAACACCCATCCCATCGTGCCGCCGAAAAAAAACAGAAACACGATAACGATAAAACGCTGATACAAACCGAACATTCATACCTCCAAAGTAATTCAAACGGACGCGCCGCGTCTGCAACACGTCAGCCCGCGGCGATTCGGCTCCGGCGGACTTGCCTTGCGTACATATCCAAAGGACGTCCCAAACAATATGCCCCGTGAAGCACACTTCGGGATGACACCCGTGAATACCTCATCGGGCAATTCACGGCAGGGCCGAAAAAAGTCAATACGGAATACACGCCGCAGGTATTTCAGGCAATCCGCCGGCTCCCCATGAAACCGTTTTTGAAAATTTCACGCAGACGGTAACCGTTTCACCGAAAAGGATATGTTTTAAACACAGTTTCGTTTGAGGTTCAATATACGACACGGAATACACGATATCGTCAATTCCGTATGACTTATATTCATCGCAAACGACGCCCGCTATTTTAAGCGTTTTTCCGGTTCTTTCCATTCGCTTAATGGAACCGTCGTCAAACTCTTTCCAAAGCTTGCGCAGCAGCATTTGATCCGCATATCTGTTATCGTACTCGTCGTTCATCAGCGTGTCTCGCGGATCCGCATCACCCGTTCCGTAATCGTAAAAACAGGCATCTTCAAACGAATAGGAAAGATCTCGCCATTGTCCGTTTTCAAAAATATAGAATTGTTCTTCAGGAAATTCTCCCGTCTGACTGAAATAGTAATCGTTTCCCTTCTTTGCAATAGTGAAAACTTCTTTCGCGTCTTCACTGTCAACGGCTTTTTCAACCGTTATATGATAAGTATCCGGAAAGGTGATTTTAAACGCATCCTTTTTCCCCGTTACATCTTCGGCAAAAACGGAAAGTGCCGGAAACGAAACCAGCACCCCCAAAAACACGCCCAGCGGTAATACGTTTCGAAAAATCTTTTTCATAAACCATTTCTCCTTTGCTGATATGTTTTATAATAACACGGCGAATGTCCCGTGTAAACCTGAGCGCTGCACTATAAAATCTGAACATATTCCGCCACGTCAGTACGACACGACACACTGGAACAGAGGCCGCGGATATGGTATCATGTCATGTATCAAAGGAATCGCCGTGAAAAGAGAATTGGGAATCGCAAGATGCGGCCTCGCCTGCTGCTTATGTACCGAAAACGACCGGTGCGCGGGCTGCAATTCGGGAGACTGTCCGGATAAAAACTGGTGCGAAAACCGGAACTGTTCGCTCGATAAAAATATCGGGCACTGCTTCAGCTGTACGGAAGAATGCAGGAAAGGATTGCTGAAAAAAATCAAACCGTATGCATTCACGTTGTTCGTAAAAAGATACGGAGAAAACGCGCTGCTGGATCGGCTGGCCGAAAATGAAAAAAACGGCGTCGTCTATCACCGCAAAGGGATAACCGGCGACTACGACGATTTTGACGACGCAGAAAAACTGATAGAATTCATAAAAACGGGCAAACGGTAGGTTTCAGGTTGCCGCACGGGCAAGCGGTTTAGCCCTTATCCGTTCCGCATACCACCGCATGTACGCGTCAACGCATTGTCTCCGAAAATACCGCAGAAATATCGGCGTATTTTATAGAAAAAAAAGCGTACGTCAGGTTATACTTCATGGTATGAACATACCTTTTTTTATCTGCATTATCGCCGCAATACTGTGTGTCGCAGTGGTATCAAAACGGCGCGGCGCGAACGGTTCCGCCCGAAACACCGAAGGGAACGGAAATGAAACCGCCGGCACCGCATATACAGAAGTCGGCGAACCTGCCGCAACCGACGAATCGGGCGATGCCGACAAAGAGCAATTCTCCGCGAAGTTCTTCGAGCGGATACGAAACGGTGAAGAATCCCAAACGTTTTTGACCCTTTCCTATCAGGGAGACTGTGCGGTAATTCAAAGCCTGCTGCAAAGTGCGGACATCCCGTCATTTACGGAATTTGAACACTTCAATCTGGTTAAAGGCGGCGGACTGTGGGGAGGCGGAGCGGGAACGGATATAAAACTTTCAATACTGAAAAACGACTACGACACGGCGTTTGAAATCGTCGATCAGTTTATCCGAAACAAAAGCGAAACGCTGCAGCACCGCGATTCCGCCGGAGCGGAAGCCGCCAAGACGACCGCCGCGCTGCTGGCAGGAAGCCCGGTAACTCCGACACAGCGTATTTTAGGTATTACCGTCTATCCCAAACACGACGAATAGCGTCCTCTGTGCAAGCAGCGTCCATTACGCGGGCGTGTCCTCTGCGCGGCGCGAAACGTGGAGCATACACGCAGCGCGCGGGCGTGTCCTCGGTTCACTGAACGGCGGTTACCGCAAGCGTTTTTGTCCAGACGGCGGAAGCCTCGGTAAGGATACCGGTAACGGTAACGCTCGCTTCATTTAATGTGCTGAAGAACCCTTCCAGTTCAGCGGGAACTATCAATATGAACGTTACGCGGCTTTTACTTTCCGGATTCTCAAGCAAAGTCCACTTGCCGTCGGAACCTCGCAAGAATCCCGTAACGGAGAGAACTTCACCTATATTGTTTTCATTCAAATACGAATGCGAAGCAGCCGGCACCAAAACGCTTCCTGACGCAGCCGTAACGGTCTGCACGGAGACAGCCGTTTCCGTTCCTTTGTTCCCGTTTTTATCGGATTGACATCCCGAAAAACATAAAAACGCGCATATCGCGCAGACACCCGGCACGGCTATATACGATGAATATTTCATGTGCAGTTTCCTTAAAACATACGGAATCGATTTAACGTAAAAAGTACAGGGCTGCCGGAAAAACGGTTAATTTTTCGGACAACCCCTACGATGTTCCGTATTATACTATAAACTACCGAACCATACCGCAAGTAAATCAGCCCAAGAAGACTCAGCTCCGAAGGCAAGATCCTCTTTATAGAAGGACGGAATAACGCCCGGCTGTATAGAGCTGCCGTTTATATTCACCGTCTCACCGCTGATTGTCAAACCGAACGGATTCGCCGTCCTGTTCAGGACGGGATACAATCCCGTTTCCGCCGCAGGAGGCGCGGGCGCGTCGCGCCAAGATGAAACGACGGCAGCGTCCAGCGCGGTAATCACCGCGGCACTCGCCGTATTCAGTTCCGGCCAGGCGTTTACATTATTGGAACCCTGTGTTGCGGCGGAAACGTATTCCATATTGCTTGCCATGTAGCCGATATCGAACAGCCAGGAAAACGATCCCAGATAATACAGGCTGTTCCCCGAAAATCCGCTGAATCGAACGTAATCTTTCAATACCTCCAAATACGTTACCGGTTCGGTATTTTCATTTGCGGTCGATACGTACGTATTTTCTACCTTATCGAAATACACTCCGTCAAAAACTTTCGTCATATTGCTCAGCAGCAACGTTGCAAGCGAATCAACGGACGTTTTTACCGCGTCGATTTTCGTCAAATCGATAAACGAAAAAGTCGGGATACCGAGATGGGAAAGCCACATGACTTTTTCTAAGTTTTCATTCATTGCACCGCTGGTCAGACCTGCAGTTGAAATCATTGTACCCCATTCGGAACCGCTCAGTTTATAAGAAGTCTTATAATCGGCTACCATTTGGGTCCCCATGCTTTCAAGCGTTGCCGAAGCGGTGCAGGATTTCATCATGGCAACGTAATCCATTCCCATACCGGGAATATTGTTCGGCGAAGCTGCAAAATACTCCGCGTAATCCTTAAACTGATACGAATCTTCAATGGAAGCGCCCAAACAAACGTCCATCAGGATCATACCGAGTTTATTCGTCGTACCGTAACCGGCGGCGGCAAGCGCCTCGGAAACGTCTTTCGTTTTAAGGAACGCGCTCGCACTGCCTTCGTCCCAGCACAACGCTTTCCGACCGAAATCTCTGTTCAGTACAATCGTGCTGCCGTCTTCAAGCGTCGCGGTTACCGGTGCGCTGCGCGGACCGCCGCCGTGATTCGAAAATTGCAGCACGACGTTCTTTGCGTCGTATCGCTCTTGTGCCCACTGAAGAAAGTTTATGAGCGTTTGCTTATCGCCCATATTGACTTCACCGCAAGAAAGAGCCGTTACGTCCGCAATATTGCTGCCTCGCGGAACTACCCAATCTGCCGTATAGGAAAGATTTTTTGTATCGGAAGAAAGTACGCATCCGCGGGAATCGATATATGTGTTTTCATTGGAATCATCGGTTCCCAATTCATACAGATAGCTGCCGGACTTTCCGATTTGCGGCGTCGTCTGAGCGTCGCCGGCAAAACCGTCCCATAAACTGACAACGTTTACGGAACCGTATCCCGTTTCTGCAGAGCCGTCCGCCTTCCGTATATTATACAAACCGTATTCTACTTCATTTAAATCGAGAAAAATCGGATCGTTCAGGTTGTTGTCTCCGTCCATATAAAGCAGGAAAAGCCAGTCCGACGTTTTTCTTGTTATTTTAGGAGTCGCGGAAACGGAAACCGATTTATCCGTTCCGGTCGTCGTTACTTTGAACGTATACTCGGTATTATTGGTGAGTCCGTATATCGAAGCCGATGCTCCTGATACGGTAGCCGTATACACGACGGAATCACCGGCTTTACATTCAACATCAAAGGAAGAAAACCCATCAGGTTTCACCCATGACAATACGATCTTTGAATCCTCCGCAGAAGCGCTCAAGCCGGAAACCGGAGCCGGCAGTACGACTTTCAAAGTATTTGTTTTAGTTTCATATCCGTTTGTTACTGAAATTGTATAGGTTTCCAACGCTGCGGAGTCAAATGCCGGAAACGTATACGTAACAAATGAACCACTTTGACTTTTATACGTAAGAGCCAGCGGCTGCGAATCAGCAGGATTTGTCGCCGTCGTGTACGTCGCGGTAATGCATCCGTCGGACACGTTCGGAGACGACGACAAATACTCGACGGTAAGAGAATCGTTTGAAACGTTTTTGAGGCTATACAGTTTCGGACTCCACAACGCATACAACGTAAGAGATTTTGTTACCGAAGATGAAAAATCGTATTCCGTTTTTTTATCTTCAGACCAAAATCTGAAATAATGAAAGAGTAATGAAGGTGTTCCGGACGGTTTGTCAATCGTTTTACCGCTTATCGCAGAGACAGACGAAAACTTTTCCTTTCCGCCGTTAACATCGAAAGAAACGGTAAACACATCTTTTTCAGTCCATACCGCGTACAGAGTTACCGGTGAAGTGGCGGAACCACTTGTAAGATCGAATCTATCATCCGAAAAACTGGCTTCCGTTGCGGTTTGTTTTTCCGACCATCCCAAAATGTGGTACGTTTTTCCGGCAGCAGTCTGTTCCACTTCAGGAGCGGAAAAAGGGGCGCCTTTATCAAAGTAAGATTCTTTTGTAACATCCGCAGAACTTTTCAGCGTTCCGCCGTTTGCATCGAACGTTACGACAACTTGCCAATTCGCTTTTAATGTTATATTACCGGAAACCGGCAGGGAAAAATCATAGGCCTGCCCGTCATCGGTCAGCCATCCGCCGAAATGCCAACCGTCTTTTCGGGGAGAGGCAGGTTTCTCGGCCCGAGCCCCCGATTCAACCGTTTGTGCCGAAACCGAACTGCCGTCGTCACTATTAAACGTCAGGGTATACGTTACCACCGGCTTGGGATCCGCCGGAGACGGACATCCCGTCAGGATAACGCCGGCTAGCGCGGCAAAAAACAGAAAGGGCAGCATAGTGCACACATTTTTCTTCATAAAACAACCTCCGATGATGAGCAACGTTTTTTC
This sequence is a window from Treponema brennaborense DSM 12168. Protein-coding genes within it:
- a CDS encoding helix-hairpin-helix domain-containing protein, translated to MELTQENIDALAVNEVDIMKRIADELSIRVAQVSAVISLINEGCTIPFISRYRKEAHGSLDEVQVRDTDHLFKSYSNLETRRLEIVKGIFGQNKLTESLYEAAMNAKTLTELEDLWAPFKKKKKTRGMAAIEKGLDPLADAMLELDDAAVLAKAAEFVCENAEAPELSVASAEDAISGAKDILAERTAQGSENRSDVRGFYLRTGKIIVKGVGDESAAKTSVYQMYWDYEEPLNQIKPHRILAINRGERESQLEVTIDVDVDGAIDVIKHKYVINNKYHAEAIEDGLVRLLSPAVVREIRGDQADEADEHGIGIFSENLKNLLMQQPIKGTRVLGVDPGIRTGTKCAALDETGKYLGYFVVKQVADPDGAAAAIRKAIMQYNVQLVAVGNGTGTREVQEIVSRVINENFPEVLYTVVDEDGASVYSASDTAREEFPDLDLTIRGAISIGRRLQDPLAELVKIDPKSIGVGLYQHDVNQKKLSEMLDEVVGSVVNNVGVNLNTASYSLLKYVSGINGSLAKKIVAYRDEHGKITSRDELMKVGGMGAKTFEQCAGFLKIPESADPLDNTWVHPENYQAAREVLPLVQQKSDIPGAVKKELKEKYSLGDQTVSDIIEELQKPNRDPRDGYPKPIMQKGVVTFEDLKEGMKVTGKIKNVVDFGAFVDLGIKETALLHISELSDSFVTDPMEVLKVGDIKECTIIGLDADRRRISLSLKSDAASRVGQGGASASGKTEGGVRRVVVAKKGAPGSAEGKRRGPDDRRAVGVGSSVNSPSGERSGGRERRGGQDSYGRSSRDDDGMSYNPFAALLKNKR
- a CDS encoding putative ABC transporter permease translates to MFGLYQRFIVIVFLFFFGGTMGWVLELLFRRFVSKANPERKWLNPGFLTGPCLPLYGFGVAVLYVLSLFESQLLSVDNGGVLHYACMFAIMALAMTLIEYIAGILFVKGMHIKLWDYSGEWGNVQGVICPKFTVIWGVLSAVYYFFLFPPIQRLVIWFTAHPWFSFVVGIGFGLFIVDGAFSFHLGTVLRKKAAEIDRSVPIDFQTLQRKLKLAGRVRFFTVHNGDYLSERVDKFEEFIRRSPATAARQRTER
- a CDS encoding clostripain-related cysteine peptidase, whose translation is MKKNVCTMLPFLFFAALAGVILTGCPSPADPKPVVTYTLTFNSDDGSSVSAQTVESGARAEKPASPRKDGWHFGGWLTDDGQAYDFSLPVSGNITLKANWQVVVTFDANGGTLKSSADVTKESYFDKGAPFSAPEVEQTAAGKTYHILGWSEKQTATEASFSDDRFDLTSGSATSPVTLYAVWTEKDVFTVSFDVNGGKEKFSSVSAISGKTIDKPSGTPSLLFHYFRFWSEDKKTEYDFSSSVTKSLTLYALWSPKLYSLKNVSNDSLTVEYLSSSPNVSDGCITATYTTATNPADSQPLALTYKSQSGSFVTYTFPAFDSAALETYTISVTNGYETKTNTLKVVLPAPVSGLSASAEDSKIVLSWVKPDGFSSFDVECKAGDSVVYTATVSGASASIYGLTNNTEYTFKVTTTGTDKSVSVSATPKITRKTSDWLFLLYMDGDNNLNDPIFLDLNEVEYGLYNIRKADGSAETGYGSVNVVSLWDGFAGDAQTTPQIGKSGSYLYELGTDDSNENTYIDSRGCVLSSDTKNLSYTADWVVPRGSNIADVTALSCGEVNMGDKQTLINFLQWAQERYDAKNVVLQFSNHGGGPRSAPVTATLEDGSTIVLNRDFGRKALCWDEGSASAFLKTKDVSEALAAAGYGTTNKLGMILMDVCLGASIEDSYQFKDYAEYFAASPNNIPGMGMDYVAMMKSCTASATLESMGTQMVADYKTSYKLSGSEWGTMISTAGLTSGAMNENLEKVMWLSHLGIPTFSFIDLTKIDAVKTSVDSLATLLLSNMTKVFDGVYFDKVENTYVSTANENTEPVTYLEVLKDYVRFSGFSGNSLYYLGSFSWLFDIGYMASNMEYVSAATQGSNNVNAWPELNTASAAVITALDAAVVSSWRDAPAPPAAETGLYPVLNRTANPFGLTISGETVNINGSSIQPGVIPSFYKEDLAFGAESSWADLLAVWFGSL